In one window of Cupriavidus necator N-1 DNA:
- a CDS encoding D-alanine--D-alanine ligase, with product MSFVAHPNIDPKSLGKVGVLLGGRSAEREISLMSGKGVLAALQSRGVDAHGFDPGLQGVAELAAAGFDRVFIALHGRYGEDGTMQGLLEQLGVPYTGSGVLASAMAMDKQATKRLWMTHDLATPRFAMLHADTDFDAVAADLGLPLIVKPAREGSSIGLTKVTAADQMRAAFEKAAALDNDVIAETFIDGAELTCPIVGEGDSAEALPVIRIVAPEANYDYQNKYFTDDTQYLCPSGLDPEVEREVRALAVQSYRVLGCRGWARADLMLRADGKPFLLEMNTSPGMTGHSLVPMAARAVGISYEDFVMQVVAAATLDLHPNEHWKPE from the coding sequence ATGAGCTTCGTCGCCCATCCCAATATCGATCCCAAGTCGCTGGGCAAGGTCGGCGTGCTGCTGGGCGGGCGCTCGGCCGAACGCGAGATCTCGCTGATGTCGGGCAAGGGCGTTCTGGCAGCGCTGCAGTCGCGCGGCGTGGATGCGCACGGCTTCGACCCGGGCCTGCAGGGCGTGGCCGAGCTGGCCGCGGCCGGCTTTGACCGCGTCTTTATCGCACTGCACGGCCGCTATGGCGAGGACGGCACCATGCAGGGCCTGCTCGAGCAACTGGGCGTGCCGTACACCGGCAGCGGCGTGCTGGCTTCGGCCATGGCCATGGACAAGCAGGCCACCAAGCGCCTGTGGATGACCCATGACCTGGCCACGCCGCGCTTTGCCATGCTGCATGCGGACACTGACTTTGATGCCGTGGCGGCCGACCTGGGCCTGCCGCTGATCGTCAAGCCGGCGCGCGAGGGCTCGTCGATCGGCCTGACCAAGGTCACTGCCGCCGACCAGATGCGCGCGGCGTTCGAGAAGGCCGCGGCGCTGGACAACGACGTCATTGCCGAGACCTTTATCGACGGCGCCGAGCTGACCTGCCCGATCGTGGGGGAGGGCGACAGCGCCGAAGCGCTGCCGGTGATCCGCATCGTTGCGCCCGAAGCCAACTACGACTATCAAAATAAGTACTTTACTGACGATACCCAGTACTTGTGCCCGTCGGGCCTGGACCCTGAAGTCGAACGCGAGGTCCGGGCACTGGCGGTGCAGTCCTACCGCGTGCTGGGATGCCGCGGCTGGGCGCGCGCCGACCTGATGCTGCGCGCCGACGGCAAGCCTTTCCTGCTCGAGATGAATACCTCGCCCGGCATGACCGGCCATTCGCTGGTGCCGATGGCGGCGCGCGCGGTTGGCATCAGCTACGAGGACTTCGTGATGCAGGTGGTGGCCGCGGCCACGCTGGACCTGCATCCCAACGAGCATTGGAAACCCGAATAA